The Litchfieldia alkalitelluris genome has a window encoding:
- the vrrA gene encoding VrrA/YqfQ family protein: MFFPGRGMGMPPMGPQNFSGAGLPAQGTSRAGGGFLSKLLSGFKGGGGAASQTAGMMQGGMNPANFMQGAVNPANFMGAGANAANTANAATGLASGGLKRLTNPANLSAMLGNVQKALHTAESVMPMVQQYGPLVKNIPSMLKLYKELNNSDDTEDTEEDTKQKKKESKKKSTNKDSVDDEQEKERDLPVEKEKKKTTKKSAGQSMPKLYI, from the coding sequence ATGTTTTTTCCTGGTAGGGGTATGGGAATGCCACCTATGGGCCCTCAAAATTTTTCGGGTGCTGGCCTTCCCGCCCAAGGAACGAGCCGTGCAGGTGGTGGCTTTTTAAGTAAACTTTTATCTGGATTTAAAGGTGGAGGCGGAGCAGCCTCACAAACAGCAGGAATGATGCAGGGGGGGATGAATCCTGCCAATTTTATGCAAGGTGCCGTAAACCCTGCAAATTTCATGGGAGCTGGTGCTAATGCAGCCAATACAGCCAATGCTGCTACAGGCCTTGCTAGTGGTGGATTAAAAAGATTAACTAATCCTGCAAACTTAAGTGCTATGTTAGGTAATGTTCAGAAGGCTTTGCACACAGCAGAATCAGTGATGCCAATGGTACAGCAATATGGACCATTAGTAAAGAATATTCCTTCAATGTTAAAGCTTTATAAAGAATTAAATAATAGTGATGATACTGAAGACACTGAGGAAGATACTAAACAAAAGAAGAAGGAATCAAAGAAAAAAAGTACAAATAAAGATTCAGTGGATGATGAACAAGAAAAAGAAAGAGATTTACCTGTTGAAAAAGAAAAGAAGAAAACTACAAAGAAGTCAGCAGGACAGTCTATGCCAAAGCTCTATATTTAA